A stretch of DNA from Thalassospiraceae bacterium LMO-SO8:
CGTGAAGCCGGGCTGCTGGCCCAAGGCCAGACCGTTGCCGCCGGTTCCACTGACGTTGGTCAGGCCGGGCGGTGTAAAGCCGGGCAACTGACCCAGGGCCAGCCCGTTTCCGTTCGTGCCGGCCTCAAACCCGGCGGCGTCCAGACCGGCCGGTTCGCCGGTACCCTTGCCATGCCCCTTGCCGGGGTTGCCGTCCTTGCGCAGAAGACCGCCGCTGACCGCGCCCAGGGAGCGGTTTTGGCCGGAAATATTATGTGCGATCTTCACGCCGCCCTTGTTCGCCTTGCCGGTCTCGGTGGCGTTGGCGTCGATGTCGCCGTCGGCCTTGGGAGCATTTGGCTTCGGACCGCTCGACGGGCCGCCTTGTATATCGACGCGCCCACCGCCGGTCGGGCTGACGGCGGTTTGACCAGGGCGCACGAACACACTCTGGCCCGACCGGATGTCGGCGACCTGGACCAGACCGCTGATAACGTGCACGACGGCGCCCTGGGGCCCCACGCTGGTGGTAAAGGTCGTCCCCTTGACAACCACCGCGACGTCGGGCGTCAGGACTTCGAAATGCTGTTCCTTGCGTTTTTCCACGTCGAACAGAAGCGTGCCCAGGACATGGCGAATCCGCGTCATCAGGCCGCCGGCGGCGTCGCTCGGCACCTCAAGGATGCTGTTCGGCGAGACGACGATGGTATTCTTGCCACGGCGCAGGACGGCGCGTCCATCCGTGTCGGTGACGATGCGCTGGCCGGGCCCGATCAGGTCGCCCGTGGTCAGCGCCACGGGGCGAA
This window harbors:
- a CDS encoding FecR family protein, producing the protein MINFLSRPAPLLRVITVFLMAVFAAIRPAAANDGAAWLLAESSGNVHITTSGVRPVALTTGDLIGPGQRIVTDTDGRAVLRRGKNTIVVSPNSILEVPSDAAGGLMTRIRHVLGTLLFDVEKRKEQHFEVLTPDVAVVVKGTTFTTSVGPQGAVVHVISGLVQVADIRSGQSVFVRPGQTAVSPTGGGRVDIQGGPSSGPKPNAPKADGDIDANATETGKANKGGVKIAHNISGQNRSLGAVSGGLLRKDGNPGKGHGKGTGEPAGLDAAGFEAGTNGNGLALGQLPGFTPPGLTNVSGTGGNGLALGQQPGFTPPGLIDNPNANGGNPNAHGGNPNANGGNGKK